One stretch of Cryptomeria japonica unplaced genomic scaffold, Sugi_1.0 HiC_scaffold_110, whole genome shotgun sequence DNA includes these proteins:
- the LOC131045120 gene encoding uncharacterized protein LOC131045120 encodes MTFTKWVLLIMVCAAVAAQARACRARCENHHYSCSKRGSFPCPSRCPRICYVNCKRCKVKCPVESTRRLSEASLSAACDKPGAVCHDPRFIGGDSSMFYFHGKKGKDFCLVSDKDLHINAHFMGKSATQEQELKHDLTWVKSIGVRFRSHQIYLGANKVARWESALDQLTLLVDGQSVLLPPRRGAQWEDRLSPLKITRVLNVNAVILQVPHKFSLTAWVVPVTAEESRVHGYGMTEDDCLAHLQLNFKFYELSPNVNGVLGQTYSSGFKSHLKVGGVMEGEDKFAVSHLFATDCKVARFVEGMESRLGFFRLSPTV; translated from the exons ATGACCTTCACAAAATGGGTTCTGCTTATTATGGTCTGTGCAGCGGTTGCAGCTCAAGCCAGGGCATGCAGGGCCAGATGTGAAAATCATCATTACAGCTGCTCTAAACGCGGATCGTTTCCGTGTCCTTCTCGCTGTCCGCGGATTTGCTACGTCAACTGCAAGCGCTGCAAGGTCAAATGCCCCGTGGAGAGCACCC GACGTCTGTCTGAAGCATCTTTGTCTGCGGCCTGTGACAAGCCGGGTGCGGTGTGCCACGACCCGCGGTTCATAGGCGGGGATAGCAGTATGTTCTATTTCCACGGCAAAAAGGGCAAAGACTTCTGCCTTGTCTCCGACAAAGATCTGCACATCAACGCGCACTTCATGGGCAAGAGCGCAACGCAGGAGCAAGAGCTGAAGCACGACTTGACGTGGGTGAAGTCTATCGGCGTGCGCTTCCGTTCCCATCAAATCTACCTTGGAGCCAACAAAGTTGCCCGCTGGGAAAGCGCCCTGGATCAGCTCACGCTCCTTGTCGATGGGCAAAGCGTTCTTCTCCCGCCCCGTAGAGGCGCCCAGTGGGAGGACCGGTTGAGCCCGTTGAAGATCACACGTGTACTGAATGTTAATGCTGTAATACTGCAAGTGCCACACAAATTCAGTCTAACGGCCTGGGTGGTTCCCGTTACGGCCGAGGAGTCTAGGGTTCATGGCTACGGGATGACTGAAGATGACTGCCTTGCGCACCTGCAGCTGAATTTTAAGTTCTATGAGCTCAGCCCTAATGTGAACGGCGTTTTGGGGCAGACGTACTCTTCTGGGTTTAAGAGCCACTTGAAGGTGGGCGGTGTTATGGAAGGGGAGGATAAATTTGCAGTGTCGCATCTCTTTGCTACGGACTGTAAGGTTGCCAGGTTTGTCGAAGGAATGGAATCGCGGCTCGGGTTCTTTAGGTTGTCCCCCACGGTTTAA
- the LOC131865418 gene encoding uncharacterized protein LOC131865418: MRKEKRHLLIQEEDAEEVEDMGQAKAFSREDASIEEEKKQENESLKASPVLEGESLMLNKGKLQQQEEHKSAIKPLASTSNGKVEVKDNKIPPKGNRMATKMNEMEDKTKREMRRLKEIQDILVARLEAFETSQRRGMVMDDEIYHKEEGERENPQEEEEEEEEEEWEELDTEK; the protein is encoded by the exons atgagaaaggaaaagagacatCTTCTGATTCAAGAGGAGGATGCAGAGGAGGTGGAAGATATGGGGCAGGCAAAGGCATTTTCACGGGAAGATGCTTCAATT gaagaagaaaagaaacaagaaaatgaaTCATTGAAAGCAAGTCCAGTGCTGGAAGGAGAATCCCTCATGCTTAACAAAGGCAAGTTGCAGCAGCAAGAAGAGCATAAG TCTGCAATTAAGCCTCTTGCATCTACATCAAATGGAAAGGTTGAAGTGAAAGATAACAAGATTCCTCCAAAAGGTAACCGCATGGCTACAAAAATGAATGAAATGGAAGATAAGACTAAAAGAGAGATGAGGAGGTTGAAGGAGATACAAGATATTTTGGTAGCAAGGCTTGAGGCTTTTGAAACCAGTCAAAGGAGAGGCATGGTCATGGATGATGAGATTTATCACAAAGAGGAAGGGGAAAGGGAGAatccccaagaagaagaagaagaagaagaagaagaggagtggGAGGAATTGGATACTGAAAAGTAG